In Bradyrhizobium guangxiense, one DNA window encodes the following:
- the nifD gene encoding nitrogenase molybdenum-iron protein alpha chain, with protein sequence MSIVTTQSAAEMKARNKQLIDEALKIYPEKTAKRRAKHLNVHEAGKHDCGVKSNLKSIPGVMTTRGCAYAGSKGVVWGPIKDMINISHGPVGCGQYSWAARRNYYIGKTGIDSFVTMQFTSDFQEKDIVFGGDKKLGKVIDELQELFPLNHGITIQSECPIGLIGDDIEAVSKAKSKEHNGKTIVPVRCEGFRGVSQSLGHHIANDALRDWILDRVSPEATPAFESTPYDVTIIGDYNIGGDAWSSRILLEEMGLRVIAQWSGDGSLAELEATPRAKLNLLHCYRSMNYISRHMEEKFGIPWCEYNFFGPSKIADSLRKIASFFDERIKEGAERVIAKYQPLMASVIEKYRPRLQGKTVMLFVGGLRPRHVIGAYEDLGMEVVGTGYEFGHHDDYQRTAQHYLKDGTLIYDDVTGYEFERFVETIQPDLVGSGIKEKYVFQKMGIPFRQMHSWDYSGPYHGYDGFAIFARDMDMAINSPVWKKLKAPWKDTPAPGLMAAE encoded by the coding sequence ATGAGCATAGTCACTACCCAGAGCGCCGCGGAGATGAAGGCCCGCAACAAGCAACTGATCGATGAGGCCTTAAAAATCTACCCGGAAAAGACCGCCAAGCGCCGCGCCAAACACCTGAACGTACACGAGGCGGGTAAGCACGATTGCGGGGTTAAGTCGAACCTGAAGTCGATCCCCGGAGTAATGACGACTCGCGGCTGTGCATACGCTGGCTCCAAGGGGGTCGTGTGGGGCCCGATCAAGGACATGATTAACATCAGCCACGGTCCGGTCGGCTGCGGCCAATATTCCTGGGCTGCACGCCGCAATTACTACATAGGCAAGACCGGAATCGACAGCTTCGTCACCATGCAGTTCACCTCCGACTTCCAGGAGAAAGACATCGTGTTTGGCGGCGACAAGAAGCTCGGTAAGGTCATTGACGAACTTCAGGAGCTCTTTCCGCTCAACCACGGCATTACGATTCAGTCCGAGTGCCCGATCGGCCTTATCGGCGACGACATCGAGGCTGTGTCGAAGGCGAAGTCAAAGGAACACAATGGCAAGACCATTGTACCGGTTCGCTGCGAAGGGTTTCGCGGCGTCTCGCAGTCGCTTGGCCACCACATCGCCAACGATGCGCTGCGGGACTGGATCCTGGACAGAGTGTCGCCGGAAGCGACACCCGCGTTCGAGTCAACGCCCTACGATGTCACGATCATCGGCGACTACAATATCGGTGGGGACGCTTGGTCATCGCGTATCCTGCTCGAAGAGATGGGCCTGCGTGTGATTGCGCAATGGTCCGGCGACGGCAGCCTCGCCGAACTGGAAGCAACGCCCAGGGCGAAGCTCAACCTATTGCACTGCTACCGTTCGATGAACTACATCTCCCGACACATGGAGGAAAAGTTCGGCATTCCATGGTGCGAGTACAACTTCTTTGGCCCTTCCAAGATCGCCGATTCGCTGCGCAAAATTGCCAGCTTCTTCGACGAACGCATCAAGGAAGGTGCCGAGCGTGTGATCGCCAAGTACCAGCCGCTGATGGCCTCGGTAATTGAGAAGTACCGCCCCCGCCTCCAGGGCAAGACAGTGATGCTGTTCGTCGGCGGCTTGCGTCCCCGCCACGTAATCGGCGCCTATGAGGACCTTGGTATGGAGGTCGTAGGAACGGGCTACGAATTCGGCCATCATGACGACTACCAGCGCACTGCTCAGCACTACTTAAAGGACGGCACACTGATCTATGACGACGTCACGGGCTACGAGTTTGAGCGTTTCGTCGAGACCATTCAGCCAGATCTCGTCGGCTCCGGCATAAAGGAGAAGTACGTCTTCCAGAAAATGGGCATTCCATTCCGTCAAATGCACTCCTGGGACTATTCCGGTCCTTATCACGGCTATGACGGCTTCGCGATCTTCGCTCGTGACATGGACATGGCAATAAACTCGCCCGTCTGGAAGAAACTCAAGGCACCTTGGAAGGATACTCCAGCGCCAGGCCTAATGGCCGCGGAATAA
- the nifK gene encoding nitrogenase molybdenum-iron protein subunit beta, whose protein sequence is MTQNAEHVLDHLDLFRGPEYQQMLAKKKALFENPHDQREVERISEWSKTREYREKNFAREALTVNPAKACQPLGAVFAASGFEGTLPFVHGSQGCVAYYRSHLSRHFKEPSSCVSSSMTEDAGVFGGLNNMIDGLANAYNIYKPKMIAVSTTCMAEVIGDDLNAFIKTAKEKGSVPAQYDVPFAHTPAFVGSHVTGYDNALKSILEHFWDGKAGTASKLERKVNGKINFIGGFDGYTVGNIREIKRVFELMGIEYTILADNSDVFDTPTDGEFRMYDGGTTLEDAANAIHAKATISMQQHCTEKTLSFVEGHGHEVAAFNYPIGVSATDEFLMTVSRMTGKPIAKALERERGRLVDAMADSSAYLHGKKFAIYGDPDLCYGLSSFLLELGAEPAHVLSTNGGKAWAEKMEELFVSSLFGKNCSAYPGKDLWHMRSLLCTEPVDYLIGNTYGKYLERDTGTPLIRIGFPVFDRHHQHRYPVWGYQGGINVLVKILDKVLDQMDRTGADYSFDIIR, encoded by the coding sequence TTGACACAGAATGCCGAACACGTCCTCGATCACTTGGATCTATTCCGAGGTCCGGAATATCAGCAAATGCTCGCCAAAAAGAAGGCGCTGTTCGAGAACCCGCATGACCAAAGGGAAGTCGAGCGGATCAGCGAATGGTCAAAGACGCGAGAATACCGCGAGAAGAACTTCGCGCGTGAAGCATTGACTGTGAACCCCGCCAAGGCCTGCCAGCCACTCGGTGCGGTGTTCGCTGCCTCCGGTTTTGAGGGCACGCTGCCCTTCGTTCACGGCTCACAGGGTTGCGTCGCATACTACCGAAGTCATCTTTCGAGACACTTTAAGGAGCCAAGCTCCTGCGTCTCTTCCTCGATGACTGAGGACGCCGGGGTGTTCGGTGGTCTAAACAACATGATTGACGGGCTCGCTAACGCTTACAACATATACAAGCCCAAGATGATCGCGGTTTCCACCACGTGCATGGCCGAAGTGATCGGGGATGACCTGAACGCCTTCATCAAGACAGCGAAGGAGAAGGGGTCAGTCCCGGCACAATATGATGTTCCCTTCGCTCATACACCTGCCTTTGTCGGCAGCCACGTGACCGGGTATGACAATGCGCTGAAGAGCATCCTTGAGCACTTCTGGGATGGCAAGGCAGGCACCGCCTCCAAACTAGAGCGCAAGGTGAACGGCAAGATTAATTTCATCGGTGGGTTCGACGGGTACACGGTCGGGAACATCCGGGAAATTAAGCGCGTCTTCGAGTTGATGGGAATCGAATATACTATACTCGCCGACAACAGCGATGTCTTCGATACTCCGACCGACGGCGAGTTCCGCATGTATGATGGCGGCACCACGCTGGAGGACGCGGCTAACGCGATCCATGCCAAAGCCACGATCTCCATGCAGCAACACTGCACCGAGAAGACACTGTCCTTCGTCGAGGGGCACGGTCATGAGGTTGCCGCCTTCAACTACCCCATCGGTGTCAGCGCGACGGACGAATTCCTAATGACTGTGTCCCGCATGACCGGCAAGCCGATCGCGAAGGCATTGGAGCGGGAGCGCGGCCGTCTCGTGGACGCCATGGCAGACTCCAGTGCGTATCTGCACGGCAAGAAGTTCGCGATCTACGGCGATCCGGATCTCTGCTACGGGCTCTCTTCATTCCTCCTGGAGCTCGGTGCAGAGCCGGCTCATGTGCTGTCTACGAATGGTGGCAAGGCTTGGGCAGAGAAAATGGAGGAACTGTTTGTTAGTTCACTGTTTGGCAAGAACTGCTCTGCATATCCCGGCAAAGATCTCTGGCACATGCGCTCCCTATTATGCACTGAGCCGGTCGATTACCTGATTGGCAACACCTACGGGAAGTACCTCGAGCGCGATACCGGGACGCCACTGATCCGCATCGGTTTCCCTGTGTTCGATCGGCACCATCAACATCGGTATCCCGTCTGGGGTTATCAGGGCGGCATAAACGTTCTTGTCAAGATACTGGACAAGGTCCTGGACCAGATGGACAGGACTGGAGCGGACTATAGCTTTGATATCATCCGCTGA